The DNA segment GACCGTACTGAGCTCCGCGACCTTTCTCGCGTATTCCCCGGGGGTGTAGCACAGCGGCTGGAGGTCCACCTCCAGGTCCCACAGGTCCAGCACGGCGGCGATGCGATCGCGCCAGGGGAGCCCCTCGAAGGCGGAGGAGATCAGGATCAGGTCGTAGTCACTCTCCATCAGCTCGTCGCCGCGGGCACGCGAGCCGACCAGGATGGCCTGCTCGAGCGGGAAGCGGGCCTGGACGCGCTTCAGG comes from the Armatimonadota bacterium genome and includes:
- a CDS encoding nucleotidyltransferase domain-containing protein, with amino-acid sequence MGHLGIDRGRLDVFLKRVQARFPLEQAILVGSRARGDELMESDYDLILISSAFEGLPWRDRIAAVLDLWDLEVDLQPLCYTPGEYARKVAELSTVSEAARDGLVLASR